CACCGCGCAGGTCTGCCAGGGTGACAAGAAGGGCAAAATCTTTCCGATGCCGCAATTCGCGCCGTCGATCTACAAAGTCAGGCTGAATCCGGACAATACCTTTGCGATTGAAAAGACATTGGTCATCTCCGACCGCACCGGCCAGCCTGTTGGCGGCGTGTCCAACCCGCTGAAGCAGACCAATACTGAATATGCCTATTCGCCGGACGGTTCGCGTCTGCCCATGTCCGCCGCCGGTCTGGACACCGAGGCTATCGTGAAACTATCCGACGGCAGTTTCTGGCTGTCTGAAGAATATGGGCCGAGCATCATCCATGTTGGTGCGGATGGCCGTATTATCGAACGTATCGTTCCGGCTGGCCTCGAAAAGGACCTGGCCGAGGCGCACTATACAGTGACGGGCAAGCTGCCGTCGGTCTGGAAAAAGCGTAAGCTGAACCGTGGTATTGAATCCATGGCCGTGTCGGGTGACGAGAACTACCTCTATTTCTCCCTGCAGAGCCCGCTCGCCAATCCCAATGGCAAGACCTACAAGAAATCGCGCATCGTGCGTCTGGGGCAGTACGACCTGAAACAGGGCCGCATGGTCGGCGAATATGTCTATGTCCTGGATCTGCCGACCAGCTTCCTGGCCGACAACAAGAAGAAAAAGCGAAAGCAATCCGACGTGAAAGTCAGCGAGCTGCGCTGGATGGCGCCGAACAGGCTTCTGGTGCTGGAGCGGATTTCCAAATCCACGAAATTCTATGAAGTGGACCTGAGCCAGGCCACAAACATCCTGGCGAGCCCCTGGGATATGGAAAGCAAGTCGCCGACGCTGTCTTCCCTGAATGTCTCCGACCTGGAGCGTAAACACGGCATCCGTTTTGCTCATAAGAAACTGGCGCTGTGGAGTGAAAACATTCCGAAGATGCCGTCCAAGGTGGAAGGGATCGGCATTGTCGACGCCAAGACGCTGATGTTTGTCAACGACAACGACTTTGGCATCATGGGGGCGAAGACCCAGATTGTCACCGTTCCCTTGAAGAAGCCGCTTTACTAGAAACGGTCTCGTAGAAACAGGAAAAGCCCGCCGAAACCGGCGGGCTTTTCCTTTAGTAGTCGGTCACCTGTCACGAGGCGTCGCGGAAGACCCAGGGGGTCGTTTCTGCGCGGCTGTCCTCGTAAGTGTCGATCTTTTCGTTCTTCTGCAGGGTGAGCGAAATGTCGTCCAGCCCGTTCAACAGGCAGTGACGGCGGAACTCATCCACGTCGAAGTCATATTCCTCACCATCCGGATCGACCACTTTCTGGTTTTCCAGGTCAATGGTGAAGGTGGCATTGGAGCCACGGTCGGCCTTGTCCATCAGGCTGTCGACCACTTCGCGCGGCAGCTTGATCGGCAGGATGCCGTTCTTGAAGCAGTTGTTATAGAAGATGTCGGCAAAGCTGGGTGCGATCACACAGCGGATGCCGAAGTCCAGCAACGCCCAGGGCGCATGCTCACGCGACGAACCACAGCCGAAGTTGTCACCGGCAACCAGGATTTCCGCCCCACGGTAGGCCTGCTTGTTCAGCACGAAATCCGGATTTTCGGAACCATCGTCGTTAAAGCGCATCTCATCGAACAGGTTCTTGCCGAGACCCGTGCGTTTGATGGTTTTCAGATACTGCTTAGGGATGATCATATCAGTGTCGATGTTGATCAGGTCCAGCGGTGCGGCAATCCCGGTCAGTTTGTTGAATTTCTGCATGCTCTTGAACCTCCCCTTAGCGTTTCTTCTTGGCGGTCATCAGCCAATAGGCCAGCTCACTGTCGAGCAGGTCCACTTCTTCGACGTCGTCGTTGGCTGCACTGGGCAGCAATTCGGCGACATTCCAGCCATTGGTGCTCAGGTCCTGCTTGAACAGATTGCTCAACCAGTCCTGATCGTTGTTGAGATCAATTGCATGCATCACAGAAACTCCCGTACGTCAGCCAGCGTGCCCTTGATGGCAGCGGCTGCGGCCATGACGGGGCTGACCAGATGGGTCCGGCCGCCGCGGCCCTGACGGCCTTCGAAGTTACGGTTGGAGGTCGACGCACAACGCTCGCCCGGGGCCAGCTTGTCGGCGTTCATGGCCAGACACATGGAGCAGCCCGGCTCACGCCAGTCAAAGCCTGCTTCCTTGAAAATCTTGTCCAGACCTTCGGCTTCCGCCTGTTCTTTCACCAGGCCGGAGCCGGGAACGATCATGGCGCGGACGTTTTCGGCAACCTTGCGGCCCTTTGCGATTTCCGCCACGGCGCGCAGGTCTTCGATGCGGCCGTTGGTGCAGGAACCGATGAAGACCGTGTCGATGGGAACTTCGGTCATCGGGGTGCCGGCGGTCAGGCCCATATAGTCCAGGGCACGCTGCATGGCAGCAGCCTTGTTCGGGTTGTCGGCCTTGGCCGGGTCGGGAACATTGCCGGTGACCGGGATTACGTCTTCCGGGCTGGTACCCCAAGTGACCTGCGGGGCGATCTCGCTGGTGTGCAGCGTGATTTCCACGTCATATTCCGCGCCTTCGTCCGACGGCAGGGAGGACCAGTATTCAACGGCCTTGTCCCAGTTCTCGCCGGTCGGCGCCATCGGGCGGCCCTTGATGTATTCAAAGGTGGTGTCGTCCGGCGCGATCAGACCTGCACGGGCGCCGCCTTCGATGGCCATGTTGCAGATGGTCATGCGGCCTTCCATGGAAAGCTGGCGGATTGCATCACCGGCATATTCGATCACGTAACCGGTGCCCCCGGCGGTGCCGATCTTGCCGATAATGGCCAGCGTCAGGTCCTTGGCGGTCACACCGGCGGGCAGGTCGCCCTCGACGGTGACGCGCATGTTCTTGGCCGGTTTCTGCAGCAGGGTCTGGGTTGCCAGCACATGTTCGACTTCGGATGTGCCGATGCCGAAGGCCAGCGAGCCGAAAGCCCCGTGGGTCGCTGTGTGGCTATCGCCGCAGACGATGGTCATGCCGGGCATGGTAAAGCCCTGCTCGGGGCCGACGATATGCACGATGCCCTGGCGGATATCGCTCATCTCGAAATAGGGAACGCCGAATTCCGCACAGTTGTTGGCGAGAGTCTCGACCTGGATGCGGCTTTCTTCGTCGGCAATGCCGTTGGCACGGTCGGAGGTGGGGACGTTATGGTCGGCCACGGCCAGTGTCTGGCCCGGTGCGCGCACTTTGCGTCCTGCAGTCCGTAGACCTTCGAATGCCTGGGCGCTGGTGACTTCGTGAACCATGTGACGGTCGATATAAAGCAGGCAGGTCCCATCCTCCTGCGTATCCACCACATGGGCATCCCAGATCTTGTCAAAGAGCGTGCGGGGCTGCGCCATAATTGTCCTCTCCTGAAATAATTGTACTCAGTGTCCTGGGTAATGCCTGTTTTTATTGCGCACTGATCCAGGGTGCGCGCAGCATAGAGACCTAGGCCCGAGCCTTCAATAGCAACGCCGTTACAGCACTTGTTATGAGCATTCCAAAGACCCCATATATGCGGACTTTAGAACGCCCTTCGCCGCCACCCGGTTTTCCAGGTGGCGGCGTGGACTGAACGGCCTGTCGGGCAGAAAGCTGACTTAGCTTTTGTCTGCCTTTTTGGTGTCGCGGCGCTCGGCGATACGAGCGGACTTACCGGTACGGCCACGCAGGTAGTACAGTTTCGCGCGGCGAACTTTACCACGGCGAATGACTTCGATGCTGTCGATACGCGGGCTGTAGAGCGGGAATACACGCTCGACGCCTTCGCCGTAGGACAGTTTGCGTACCGTGAAGGAGCTGTTCAGGCCAGCGTTTTTGCGTGCAATGCAAACGCCTTCGTAAGCCTGGACACGCTCACGGTTGCCCTCGACAACCTTCACGTTGACA
The Aestuariispira ectoiniformans genome window above contains:
- a CDS encoding esterase-like activity of phytase family protein, coding for MQRKFAGMALLAGGALLSACAGTTTQKAGLDRSDVKVYEAQADALDLGLAAFKGGKTLKLNIGIGSGAYFDKSGDENVLYTVSDRGPNIKCKDSEKVIGLSTAQVCQGDKKGKIFPMPQFAPSIYKVRLNPDNTFAIEKTLVISDRTGQPVGGVSNPLKQTNTEYAYSPDGSRLPMSAAGLDTEAIVKLSDGSFWLSEEYGPSIIHVGADGRIIERIVPAGLEKDLAEAHYTVTGKLPSVWKKRKLNRGIESMAVSGDENYLYFSLQSPLANPNGKTYKKSRIVRLGQYDLKQGRMVGEYVYVLDLPTSFLADNKKKKRKQSDVKVSELRWMAPNRLLVLERISKSTKFYEVDLSQATNILASPWDMESKSPTLSSLNVSDLERKHGIRFAHKKLALWSENIPKMPSKVEGIGIVDAKTLMFVNDNDFGIMGAKTQIVTVPLKKPLY
- the leuD gene encoding 3-isopropylmalate dehydratase small subunit, which translates into the protein MQKFNKLTGIAAPLDLINIDTDMIIPKQYLKTIKRTGLGKNLFDEMRFNDDGSENPDFVLNKQAYRGAEILVAGDNFGCGSSREHAPWALLDFGIRCVIAPSFADIFYNNCFKNGILPIKLPREVVDSLMDKADRGSNATFTIDLENQKVVDPDGEEYDFDVDEFRRHCLLNGLDDISLTLQKNEKIDTYEDSRAETTPWVFRDAS
- the leuC gene encoding 3-isopropylmalate dehydratase large subunit; protein product: MAQPRTLFDKIWDAHVVDTQEDGTCLLYIDRHMVHEVTSAQAFEGLRTAGRKVRAPGQTLAVADHNVPTSDRANGIADEESRIQVETLANNCAEFGVPYFEMSDIRQGIVHIVGPEQGFTMPGMTIVCGDSHTATHGAFGSLAFGIGTSEVEHVLATQTLLQKPAKNMRVTVEGDLPAGVTAKDLTLAIIGKIGTAGGTGYVIEYAGDAIRQLSMEGRMTICNMAIEGGARAGLIAPDDTTFEYIKGRPMAPTGENWDKAVEYWSSLPSDEGAEYDVEITLHTSEIAPQVTWGTSPEDVIPVTGNVPDPAKADNPNKAAAMQRALDYMGLTAGTPMTEVPIDTVFIGSCTNGRIEDLRAVAEIAKGRKVAENVRAMIVPGSGLVKEQAEAEGLDKIFKEAGFDWREPGCSMCLAMNADKLAPGERCASTSNRNFEGRQGRGGRTHLVSPVMAAAAAIKGTLADVREFL
- the rplS gene encoding 50S ribosomal protein L19; translation: MNIIEQLEKEQLDQRTPEGGVPEFQAGDTVRVNVKVVEGNRERVQAYEGVCIARKNAGLNSSFTVRKLSYGEGVERVFPLYSPRIDSIEVIRRGKVRRAKLYYLRGRTGKSARIAERRDTKKADKS